The Arenicella xantha genome window below encodes:
- a CDS encoding LemA family protein has protein sequence MGTGTILLIVFIAVVLFGISMYNRLVAGRNGYKNAFAQIDVQLTRRHDLIPNLVETAKGYMAHEKDTLEAVIQARNTAVSGLSAAKADPTDPNAMKELGQAEQGLTGALGRLFALSESYPDLKANENMMQLSEELTTTENKVSFARQAYNDSVMLYNNLREQFPSNFIASWFTFKPAELLELEDEKMREVPKVSF, from the coding sequence ATGGGCACTGGTACTATTCTTCTTATCGTCTTTATCGCAGTAGTGCTGTTTGGCATTAGCATGTACAACCGTTTGGTAGCCGGCCGTAATGGTTACAAAAATGCGTTTGCGCAGATCGACGTGCAGCTGACCCGCCGTCACGATTTGATCCCAAATTTAGTGGAAACGGCTAAAGGCTATATGGCTCATGAAAAGGATACCTTAGAGGCGGTTATTCAAGCTCGTAACACCGCTGTGTCGGGGTTAAGTGCTGCAAAAGCCGATCCCACTGATCCGAATGCTATGAAAGAGCTAGGACAAGCGGAACAAGGGTTAACTGGAGCGCTAGGTAGACTGTTTGCTTTGTCGGAATCGTATCCTGACCTTAAAGCTAATGAAAACATGATGCAATTGTCGGAAGAGCTGACTACCACTGAAAACAAAGTATCGTTTGCACGCCAGGCGTATAACGATTCCGTGATGCTATATAACAATCTTCGGGAGCAATTCCCAAGTAATTTCATTGCCAGTTGGTTTACTTTTAAACCGGCAGAGCTATTGGAATTAGAAGACGAAAAAATGCGTGAAGTTCCAAAAGTATCATTCTAG
- the atpG gene encoding F0F1 ATP synthase subunit gamma — MAVGKEIRDQITSVKSTQKITKAMEMVAASKMRRAQDRMLAARPYAQKIRSVVAHISKANLEYKHPFTVARDIKRVGYIVVSSDRGLCGGLNMNVFRKTMTEMADWDSQGVEIDIATIGSKALAYFRRTGGNVVSEASNYGDKPNLDDLLGAILSMLTAYEEGRIDRLYVVSNDFVNTMTQSPTSLQLLPVVADKEASAEVPALFDYIYEPEAKPILDVVLKRYVESQIYQAVVENVACEQSARMVAMKSASDNAGDLIGELQLVYNKARQAAITQEISEIVSGAAAV; from the coding sequence ATGGCAGTCGGTAAAGAAATTCGCGACCAGATCACCAGCGTAAAAAGCACGCAAAAGATCACCAAAGCCATGGAAATGGTGGCGGCGAGTAAAATGCGTAGAGCGCAGGACCGCATGTTGGCGGCGCGACCTTATGCTCAAAAAATCCGTTCCGTTGTAGCGCATATTTCGAAAGCTAATTTGGAATATAAACACCCGTTTACCGTTGCTCGTGACATTAAGCGTGTTGGTTATATTGTGGTGAGTTCTGACCGCGGTTTATGTGGTGGATTGAACATGAATGTGTTCCGTAAAACCATGACCGAGATGGCGGACTGGGATAGCCAAGGCGTTGAGATTGATATTGCGACAATTGGTTCCAAAGCCTTAGCGTATTTTCGGCGTACTGGCGGGAATGTTGTTTCGGAAGCATCTAACTATGGTGATAAGCCAAATCTAGATGATCTTCTCGGTGCTATTTTGTCGATGTTAACGGCGTATGAAGAAGGACGTATTGATCGCCTGTATGTGGTTTCAAACGATTTTGTTAATACCATGACGCAATCCCCTACTTCGTTGCAGTTGTTACCGGTGGTCGCTGATAAAGAAGCGAGCGCTGAAGTTCCTGCATTGTTTGATTATATCTACGAGCCTGAGGCAAAACCGATTCTTGATGTTGTATTAAAACGTTACGTCGAATCGCAGATTTACCAAGCCGTGGTCGAGAATGTTGCATGTGAACAGTCGGCTCGAATGGTCGCAATGAAATCGGCCAGTGATAATGCCGGCGATCTTATTGGTGAGCTTCAGTTGGTATACAACAAAGCGCGACAAGCAGCGATTACTCAAGAAATCTCTGAGATTGTGAGTGGTGCCGCTGCGGTTTAA
- a CDS encoding F0F1 ATP synthase subunit B: MNINATLIGQTITFFLFVWFCKKFVWPPMMNAMQERQKQIADGLAAAEQGQQAQEIAKKEAALLVSEAKSQASEIVANAEKRGNAVVDEAKASATSEKERIVSSAQAEVEQDVHSAREQLRTQVSSIAVAAASKIVGKEIDETAHAALIEDLVKQLKAG; the protein is encoded by the coding sequence ATGAATATTAATGCGACTTTAATTGGTCAAACCATCACGTTCTTTCTATTTGTTTGGTTCTGCAAGAAATTTGTTTGGCCTCCTATGATGAACGCCATGCAAGAGCGCCAGAAGCAAATTGCGGACGGTTTAGCTGCGGCTGAACAAGGTCAGCAAGCACAAGAGATCGCGAAAAAAGAAGCTGCATTGTTGGTTAGCGAAGCTAAATCACAAGCATCTGAAATTGTAGCGAATGCTGAGAAGCGCGGTAACGCCGTTGTTGATGAGGCGAAAGCTTCAGCGACATCTGAGAAGGAGCGTATTGTCTCTTCCGCTCAAGCTGAGGTTGAACAAGATGTACACAGTGCACGTGAGCAATTGCGTACTCAAGTGTCATCTATCGCCGTAGCGGCAGCCAGTAAAATTGTTGGTAAAGAAATCGATGAAACAGCTCATGCAGCGTTGATCGAAGACTTAGTCAAGCAGTTAAAAGCTGGTTAA
- a CDS encoding F0F1 ATP synthase subunit epsilon, which produces MSTMQVEVVSAENEIFSGEATMLIATATSGELGIYPQHTPLLTSLKPGDVRVQTADGEEQVIYVSGGILEVTPKKVTVLSDTAIRADDLDEAAALDAQRKAEQALKDSKADIDYARARAELAQAAAQLQALKKRMKRR; this is translated from the coding sequence ATGAGTACAATGCAAGTCGAAGTAGTCAGCGCTGAGAATGAAATCTTTTCAGGTGAAGCGACTATGTTGATCGCCACCGCGACATCTGGAGAACTGGGTATTTATCCTCAACATACTCCGTTGTTAACCAGTCTTAAACCTGGCGATGTACGTGTACAGACAGCCGATGGCGAAGAGCAAGTTATCTACGTGTCCGGTGGTATTCTTGAGGTGACACCGAAGAAGGTTACAGTGTTGTCCGATACTGCGATCCGAGCGGATGATTTAGATGAAGCAGCTGCCTTGGATGCCCAGCGTAAAGCAGAGCAAGCGTTGAAAGACAGCAAAGCTGATATCGATTACGCCCGAGCGAGAGCTGAATTGGCACAAGCCGCAGCGCAACTACAAGCACTAAAAAAACGCATGAAACGACGTTAG
- the atpD gene encoding F0F1 ATP synthase subunit beta, protein MSSGNIVEIIGAVVDVQFPADAVPNVYDALVVPDADLTMEVQAQLGDGIVRTIAMGVTEGLKRGLAVNNTGAPISVPVGQGTLGRIMDVLGRPVDNAGEVDAVRRDPIHREPPAYADQASDTAILETGIKVIDLIMPIAKGGKVGLFGGAGVGKTVTLMELINNIAVAQEGLSVFAGVGERTREGNDFYYEMKEAGVLDKVAMVYGQMNEPPGNRLRVALSGLTMAEYFRDEGRDVLMFIDNIYRYTLAGVEVSALLGRMPSAVGYQPTLASEMGALQERITSTKSGSITSFQAVYVPADDLTDPSPATTFAHLDATLVLSRQIAELGIYPAVDPLDSSSRQLDPLVIGDDHYQVARGVQNTLQRYKELRDIIAILGMDELSEEDKQIVARARKIQRYLSQPFFVAQVFTGADGKYVSLKDTIAGFKAILSGEMDQYPEQAFYMVGGIEEVIEKAKGMS, encoded by the coding sequence ATGAGTTCCGGAAATATTGTAGAAATAATCGGCGCGGTTGTGGATGTGCAGTTCCCCGCAGACGCTGTGCCAAATGTTTACGACGCGTTAGTGGTACCCGATGCGGATTTGACGATGGAAGTTCAAGCGCAATTGGGCGACGGCATTGTCCGTACCATTGCGATGGGCGTAACTGAAGGTTTGAAGCGCGGATTGGCAGTCAACAATACTGGCGCGCCGATTTCGGTTCCGGTTGGTCAAGGTACTCTTGGTCGCATCATGGATGTTCTTGGTCGCCCAGTTGATAACGCTGGTGAGGTAGACGCAGTTCGACGTGATCCAATTCACCGTGAGCCACCAGCCTATGCAGATCAAGCCTCTGATACGGCTATCTTAGAAACTGGCATCAAGGTAATCGACTTGATTATGCCAATCGCTAAGGGCGGTAAAGTTGGTCTATTTGGTGGTGCAGGTGTTGGTAAGACTGTGACGCTGATGGAACTTATTAATAACATCGCGGTAGCGCAAGAAGGTTTGTCGGTATTCGCTGGTGTTGGTGAGCGTACTCGTGAGGGTAACGACTTCTACTACGAAATGAAGGAAGCCGGCGTACTTGATAAAGTAGCCATGGTTTACGGTCAGATGAATGAGCCTCCAGGTAACCGTTTGCGTGTTGCGTTGTCAGGTTTGACGATGGCTGAATATTTCCGTGACGAAGGTCGTGACGTATTGATGTTTATCGACAACATCTACCGTTACACATTGGCGGGGGTTGAGGTGTCAGCACTGTTGGGCCGTATGCCTTCTGCGGTAGGTTATCAGCCTACCCTAGCGAGTGAAATGGGCGCACTTCAAGAGCGAATCACTTCGACTAAATCAGGTTCAATTACGTCTTTCCAAGCGGTATATGTACCGGCGGATGACTTAACTGACCCTTCTCCAGCTACGACCTTTGCTCACTTGGATGCGACCTTAGTATTGTCTCGTCAAATCGCCGAGCTTGGTATTTACCCAGCGGTAGATCCATTGGACTCTTCGTCGCGACAACTTGACCCATTAGTCATCGGCGACGATCACTACCAAGTTGCACGAGGTGTGCAAAATACACTTCAACGTTATAAAGAGTTGCGCGACATTATTGCTATTTTGGGTATGGACGAGTTGTCTGAAGAAGACAAACAGATCGTTGCCCGTGCGCGGAAGATCCAACGTTACTTGTCACAACCATTCTTTGTTGCGCAAGTATTTACTGGCGCAGACGGTAAATACGTATCTCTGAAAGACACGATCGCCGGCTTTAAAGCGATCTTGAGCGGTGAAATGGATCAATATCCAGAGCAAGCGTTCTACATGGTCGGTGGAATCGAAGAAGTGATCGAGAAAGCTAAAGGAATGAGCTAA
- the atpA gene encoding F0F1 ATP synthase subunit alpha produces the protein MTTQLNPSEISNLIKDRIKNFEASAESRTEGTVVSLTDGIARIHGLSEAMQGEMLEFPGGVYGLALNLEQDSVGAVIMGDYKNITEGDTVKCTGRILEVPVGRALLGRVVDTLGKPIDGKGAVETTETSPIEKVAPGVIERQGVDQPLETGFKSIDAMVPIGRGQRELIIGDRQTGKTAVAIDAIINQKGSGVKCIYVAIGQKASSVATVVRKLEEHGAMEYTTIVAANASDSAALQYLAPYAGCTMGEYFRDHGEDALIVYDDLSKQAVAYREVSLLLRRPPGREAYPGDVFYLHSRLLERSSRINEAEVERLSGVKGKTGSLTALPIIETQAGDVSAFVPTNVISITDGQIFMETDLFNSGIRPPVDPGLSVSRVGGAAQTNIIKKLGGGIRLALAQYRELAAFSQFASDLDEATRSQLSRGERVTELMKQAQYSPMSTAEIALSLFAANEGYFDDVEKEQVGKCEAAMQAHVRSKFGDFIDSINANPKLTDDVVKGLHEALKDFKANGSF, from the coding sequence ATGACAACGCAATTGAACCCATCTGAAATCAGTAACCTGATTAAAGATCGGATTAAAAATTTTGAAGCATCGGCTGAATCTCGTACCGAAGGTACGGTCGTAAGCTTAACGGACGGCATCGCACGTATCCACGGTTTGTCCGAAGCGATGCAAGGCGAGATGTTGGAATTCCCTGGTGGCGTGTACGGACTGGCTCTAAACCTAGAGCAAGATTCTGTTGGCGCGGTAATCATGGGTGACTATAAAAACATCACGGAAGGCGATACCGTTAAATGTACTGGTCGTATTCTTGAAGTGCCAGTTGGTCGAGCGCTTTTAGGTCGAGTAGTTGATACGCTTGGTAAGCCAATCGATGGTAAAGGCGCAGTAGAAACTACTGAGACTTCACCGATTGAAAAAGTTGCGCCTGGTGTTATTGAACGTCAAGGTGTTGATCAGCCGCTAGAAACCGGATTTAAATCGATCGACGCGATGGTGCCGATTGGTCGAGGTCAGCGTGAGTTGATCATTGGTGACCGTCAAACTGGTAAAACAGCCGTTGCGATTGACGCGATCATTAACCAAAAAGGCAGTGGCGTAAAATGTATCTACGTCGCGATTGGTCAAAAAGCCTCATCAGTAGCCACGGTTGTTCGTAAGCTCGAAGAGCATGGCGCCATGGAATACACCACGATTGTTGCCGCTAACGCGTCGGATTCGGCTGCATTGCAGTATCTAGCACCGTATGCTGGTTGCACAATGGGTGAATATTTCCGTGACCACGGCGAAGACGCATTGATTGTCTATGATGATTTATCAAAGCAAGCTGTAGCCTACCGTGAAGTGTCATTATTACTTCGTCGTCCTCCTGGTCGTGAAGCATATCCTGGTGACGTATTCTATTTGCACTCTCGTTTATTGGAGCGTTCATCGCGAATCAATGAAGCAGAGGTAGAGCGTCTATCTGGTGTGAAAGGTAAAACCGGTTCACTCACTGCATTGCCAATTATTGAAACTCAAGCTGGTGACGTATCCGCTTTCGTACCTACCAACGTAATTTCAATTACTGACGGTCAGATCTTTATGGAAACTGACTTGTTTAACTCAGGTATTCGTCCTCCGGTTGATCCTGGTTTGTCAGTATCTCGTGTTGGTGGTGCTGCGCAAACTAATATCATTAAAAAGCTTGGCGGTGGTATTCGTCTAGCATTGGCTCAGTATCGTGAGTTGGCTGCGTTCTCGCAGTTTGCTTCCGACCTTGACGAAGCGACTCGTTCGCAATTGTCACGTGGTGAGCGAGTAACTGAGTTGATGAAACAAGCTCAATATTCACCGATGTCTACGGCTGAAATTGCGTTGTCATTGTTTGCTGCAAACGAAGGTTACTTTGATGACGTCGAGAAAGAGCAAGTTGGTAAATGCGAAGCGGCGATGCAAGCGCATGTCCGTTCTAAGTTCGGTGATTTCATAGACAGCATTAATGCTAACCCTAAACTAACGGATGACGTTGTTAAGGGCTTGCACGAAGCGTTGAAAGACTTCAAAGCGAACGGGTCATTCTAG
- the atpB gene encoding F0F1 ATP synthase subunit A, producing the protein MASENGELTGAGYINHHLTNLTYGRLPDGTWGFAHGAEEAASMGFMAIHVDSMAWAIGLGIIMFGVLRVVANGFSTAKPSKLQCFVEALFDMAQGSKDSSFTKHAKNDYIAPLALTIFVWVFLMNLMDLVPVDWIPELAVLLGLDYMKIVPSTDVNVALGLAFGVFLMIIYYSLKVKGPIGFTKELAFQPFGPWMLPFNLLLEVVALLAKPLSLGLRLFGNMYAGELIFILIAMMYSAGLGFGLLGGVAQLGWAIFHILVITLQAYIFMMLTIVYLSQAHEEH; encoded by the coding sequence ATGGCATCTGAGAATGGTGAATTGACGGGCGCTGGTTATATTAACCACCATCTGACTAATCTGACATACGGGCGACTACCTGATGGAACTTGGGGGTTTGCTCATGGCGCTGAAGAAGCGGCGAGTATGGGCTTTATGGCTATACACGTGGACTCAATGGCGTGGGCTATTGGTCTCGGCATTATTATGTTTGGTGTATTGCGCGTAGTGGCGAACGGCTTTAGCACGGCAAAGCCGTCTAAATTACAGTGCTTTGTAGAAGCGCTATTTGACATGGCGCAAGGCTCCAAAGATAGCAGTTTCACGAAACACGCTAAAAATGACTACATTGCGCCACTTGCGTTGACCATTTTTGTTTGGGTTTTTCTAATGAACCTGATGGATTTGGTGCCAGTGGACTGGATACCTGAACTCGCCGTCTTGCTCGGTCTGGACTATATGAAAATAGTGCCGTCGACTGACGTCAATGTGGCGCTTGGTCTGGCTTTCGGCGTATTTTTAATGATTATCTACTACAGTCTGAAAGTAAAAGGCCCGATAGGCTTTACCAAAGAGTTGGCGTTCCAGCCCTTCGGTCCTTGGATGTTGCCTTTCAACCTGTTGCTGGAAGTAGTTGCCCTACTCGCGAAGCCACTGTCGTTAGGTTTGCGGTTGTTTGGAAATATGTATGCCGGTGAATTGATTTTCATCTTGATAGCAATGATGTATAGCGCAGGCTTAGGTTTTGGTTTGCTCGGCGGCGTTGCACAGCTTGGTTGGGCGATATTCCATATTTTGGTAATCACACTACAAGCCTACATTTTCATGATGTTGACTATTGTTTATTTGAGTCAAGCTCACGAAGAGCATTAG
- the atpE gene encoding F0F1 ATP synthase subunit C: METIVGMTVLSIAIMLGLAAIGAALGIALMGGRFLEGVARQPEMANSLQTKMFLLAGLIDAIPIIAVAIALYFLFASGLVDSSVLELLKANAS; encoded by the coding sequence ATGGAAACTATCGTTGGTATGACCGTTCTCTCAATTGCAATTATGCTTGGTTTGGCTGCCATTGGCGCTGCGCTCGGTATCGCACTTATGGGTGGTCGTTTTCTTGAAGGCGTTGCACGTCAACCAGAAATGGCTAATTCACTACAAACAAAAATGTTTCTACTTGCCGGACTTATCGACGCGATTCCGATTATTGCGGTAGCAATCGCCCTTTACTTCTTGTTCGCATCAGGTTTGGTTGACTCAAGCGTTCTAGAGTTGTTGAAAGCAAACGCGAGCTAG
- a CDS encoding F0F1 ATP synthase subunit delta: MADNASIARPYAKAVFDLAQESGSFESWSAALEHLAAISRDESFQTLVLDPRTNDSRVVELLADLSKDSLPEGGTNFVKLLVQNDRLGSLTDIGQQYEELVAKAKAIVNAEVITAIALTDDQKASLSSALETRLGMKVSLAQTIDASLVGGAVVKAGDMVIDGSAKGRIEKLTTTLMR; the protein is encoded by the coding sequence ATGGCAGATAATGCATCCATTGCTCGACCCTATGCCAAAGCGGTATTTGATCTAGCGCAAGAGAGTGGCTCATTTGAGAGTTGGTCCGCTGCGCTGGAACATTTGGCTGCGATTAGTCGCGATGAGTCGTTTCAAACGTTGGTCTTGGACCCGCGTACAAACGATTCGCGCGTCGTTGAACTGTTAGCTGATCTTAGTAAAGACTCGCTACCAGAAGGTGGAACTAACTTCGTTAAATTGTTAGTTCAAAATGACCGTCTAGGTAGTTTGACCGATATTGGTCAACAATATGAAGAGTTGGTTGCTAAAGCTAAAGCAATTGTTAATGCTGAGGTGATTACCGCAATAGCATTGACCGACGATCAGAAAGCATCTTTGAGCTCAGCCCTCGAGACACGCCTTGGAATGAAGGTAAGTCTTGCGCAAACTATTGACGCCAGCCTAGTTGGCGGCGCGGTAGTAAAGGCTGGTGATATGGTGATTGACGGTTCGGCAAAGGGAAGAATCGAGAAGTTGACGACAACGCTGATGCGTTAG
- a CDS encoding ATP-binding response regulator, producing the protein MQNDFNLYLAEERAKNTAEHATVSFLSEVGQAVLTVGLIWKIFPAKQLLLWLVASVVISSIAFRFHKTMTPSMPQFSPQRWQRAVTGSSFCVGFIWGMIPVLFFAPGDITYLAFILALYTGYVSGALAVTFTHQPSFISFTLGITLPFAGRMFYEADVLYSTIGALAIFYVSMLIYVSKNMNSLFIRSTQSQYNNARLLRELAREKEAVEQAVASKDRFLASASHDLRQPLNAISLFVDALGPVQTKPLGHEILDKIRTSLKGLNGMLHSLLDISRLDAKAIDIIPKHVSLTTLVAQLCDEYAAKAGRIEIHNQIDEEIIVFVDPTVLYRVVRNLIDNAVKYTNEGSVTLSASKLDDHISLCIEDTGIGIPSEKIDSVFDEFEQLNNPERNREKGLGLGLAIVKRLCNIAKIGISLHSEYGHGTTVTLKIRSGLGVNIEGDLAIKENDLSGQLVVVIDDEQAILDGMQLVLSSWNCDVIIGESFESVNQLLTQQNKMPDLIISDLRLKDKARGTDVIEAIREEYNSDIPAILVTGDTAPENISEVRASGLSVIYKPVDLHELQTLVIAKIGRR; encoded by the coding sequence ATGCAAAATGACTTCAATCTATATCTAGCAGAAGAACGCGCAAAAAATACCGCCGAGCATGCCACGGTATCGTTCTTATCGGAAGTCGGGCAAGCAGTACTGACAGTCGGTTTAATCTGGAAGATTTTCCCCGCTAAGCAACTGCTACTTTGGTTAGTCGCCTCTGTCGTGATTTCATCAATTGCGTTCCGTTTTCATAAGACCATGACGCCGTCAATGCCTCAGTTTTCACCGCAACGGTGGCAACGCGCAGTGACCGGAAGCTCGTTTTGTGTTGGCTTTATATGGGGAATGATACCGGTACTATTTTTTGCGCCCGGAGACATCACCTACCTAGCGTTTATTCTAGCGCTCTACACTGGCTATGTGTCTGGGGCTCTGGCCGTGACATTTACGCACCAGCCAAGCTTTATTAGTTTCACATTGGGCATCACGTTACCATTTGCTGGCCGGATGTTCTACGAGGCCGACGTGCTGTATAGCACCATCGGCGCGCTAGCAATATTCTATGTTTCCATGCTGATTTATGTTTCCAAGAACATGAACTCGCTGTTTATACGATCTACTCAGAGCCAATACAACAACGCCCGACTTTTACGCGAATTGGCGCGAGAAAAAGAAGCCGTCGAACAGGCCGTAGCGTCTAAGGATCGATTTCTTGCTTCGGCGAGCCACGATTTACGCCAACCGCTGAACGCCATCAGCTTGTTTGTCGACGCACTAGGCCCCGTTCAGACCAAGCCGCTTGGACATGAAATTCTCGATAAGATTCGTACCTCGCTCAAAGGCTTGAATGGAATGTTGCATAGCCTGCTCGATATTTCACGGCTCGACGCCAAAGCCATCGACATTATTCCTAAACACGTATCGCTGACCACCTTAGTTGCACAACTGTGCGATGAATACGCCGCCAAAGCTGGACGCATCGAAATTCACAACCAAATAGACGAAGAAATTATCGTATTCGTCGATCCGACGGTTTTGTATCGAGTAGTTCGTAACCTAATCGACAATGCCGTCAAGTACACTAATGAAGGCTCAGTAACACTCAGCGCGAGCAAACTCGATGATCATATTAGCTTGTGCATCGAAGACACTGGCATTGGCATTCCGAGCGAAAAAATAGACTCCGTATTCGATGAGTTTGAACAACTCAACAACCCTGAACGAAACCGAGAAAAAGGCCTAGGACTCGGTCTCGCCATTGTAAAAAGGTTGTGTAATATCGCCAAAATTGGAATTAGTTTACATTCCGAGTACGGTCATGGGACCACAGTGACACTAAAGATCCGTAGCGGATTAGGCGTTAACATTGAGGGCGACTTAGCGATCAAAGAAAACGATCTTAGCGGTCAACTTGTGGTGGTGATCGATGATGAGCAAGCCATACTCGACGGCATGCAATTGGTACTAAGCAGCTGGAATTGTGACGTTATTATCGGCGAGTCATTTGAATCCGTGAACCAACTATTAACTCAACAAAACAAGATGCCGGACCTAATTATTTCCGATTTAAGACTCAAAGACAAAGCCCGCGGCACTGACGTCATAGAAGCGATTCGGGAAGAGTACAACTCCGATATTCCAGCAATTTTGGTCACCGGCGATACTGCGCCAGAGAATATCTCTGAGGTTCGAGCCAGTGGTTTATCCGTGATCTACAAGCCTGTCGATTTGCATGAACTGCAGACTCTTGTGATTGCTAAAATCGGCCGCCGCTAG
- a CDS encoding ATP synthase subunit I produces MNNSGPSDDQLKRRVVESKSRPDLIAKLALAQLAATLVVSLLFWAFVDTPSSISALFGGLVVALANFYMAARMRVKSNTQEASQMLARFYASVILKVLFTLAMMVIFIIFIKVSIAPFIITYLLVAVAINMLFLLVPTNDVVVREDH; encoded by the coding sequence ATGAATAATTCAGGGCCTTCAGACGACCAACTCAAGCGACGCGTAGTTGAGTCAAAATCAAGGCCGGATTTAATCGCCAAGCTTGCGCTGGCCCAATTGGCCGCTACGTTAGTCGTTAGTTTGCTTTTTTGGGCCTTTGTGGACACACCAAGCTCGATTTCGGCATTGTTTGGTGGTCTGGTTGTCGCGCTAGCTAATTTTTATATGGCAGCGAGAATGCGTGTTAAATCGAACACACAAGAAGCGTCTCAAATGCTAGCTCGATTTTATGCCAGCGTCATACTGAAGGTTTTATTCACTTTGGCAATGATGGTTATATTTATAATCTTCATCAAAGTGTCAATTGCACCGTTTATAATCACTTACCTATTGGTAGCGGTTGCAATAAATATGTTGTTTCTGTTGGTTCCCACGAATGATGTTGTTGTCCGGGAAGACCACTGA